Below is a genomic region from Fulvia fulva chromosome 5, complete sequence.
CTGAGGTCCTGATGGTAGATAGCGTGGTTCGAGGAGACCAATCTACAAGGAATCAGTCAGTACTGCGAGCGTAAATCAGGCTCGCTCTTCTGAAGCTGCACATACCATCGACAGTAACCTCCAGACGGTATCACTTGGCTGTGCTCCCACTCCTAGCCAGTATTTCGCCCTCGACACGTCCACTTTGATGTCCTTGATCTTGCGGTCCGACGGTTCTGCGCCGACTGGCAGTTTCGGGATGGGGTCGTATGTGCCCAGGACTTCCATGGGCTTCGAGTCGCGTGCTGATCGTCCCTGGGCGAGAACAATGTTGTAGAATGGCTGATGGCGTTTTGCGCCGCCCGGCGTGGACACGCGAGCCAGTCGTAGTCGGAGGACCATTGTGTAGATTTGGGGTGAGCTTTGGATTGCTGTGCGAATTCGTTGTAGTATGCTGCAGTGGAATTGGTCAAGTAGGTGGAGATGTAGGCAAGTCGATTGATCTTCAAGTCAAGGGCGCTCTTTCACTCCCGCGGAGTGTGTCAGCACCGCCGCCATCGTCAACGCCGACACACGTCGCCCAACTTCGCGTGACAAGGAGCTGGAGCATGCGACACAGCGAGAACAGCGACACTTCGAATTGGAATTGCTAGCATCGGTTGCCACACCATGGCAACTGTCACTACCACCCGCCAGCCAACGACACGCCGCAAGAAGGACCAGCGCAGCGACATCTGGTCCAACCTCCTCCGCCAGACACGCGAAGCCCAGGCACGATCGCGGACACAGGCAGTCCAGCACCGAGAACTCATCGTATGTGGTGCCTCGCCGGATGACCAGCGTCAACTCTTGCAGGCCATCACACGTCCACCACCTCCACAGCCGCCATCACGAGGCAACGAACGACGCCAGCAGAGACCTAGGGGTGACTTGCGCTTGAGCAACAAGTACGCATATGGCTACGGACATGTCACCCTGTACTCTCCACCGCAGCAGAGTGGGAGCGGTATTGCTGCACTGGGCTCGGATGCTGAGGAGGTGGCTAGGATTGAGCTGCACACCATTCCAGAGGCCAAGGACGAGTATGTCGCAACACTACGAGGACTGCTGCAGAAGCCGCGCGAGGCGCCAAATGATCATGTAGAAGACCAA
It encodes:
- a CDS encoding Ribosomal protein S16, mitochondrial, which gives rise to MVLRLRLARVSTPGGAKRHQPFYNIVLAQGRSARDSKPMEVLGTYDPIPKLPVGAEPSDRKIKDIKVDVSRAKYWLGVGAQPSDTVWRLLSMIGLLEPRYLPSGPQTIKQSRFPTHVPKPDKARKDTKADGTMSQRESEIVARR